GACTATTTTATTCTATCCTGCAATTATCCTAAATGCTGTATGTACAGTTCTTATTCCGTCTATTTCTGAAGCTGTTACATCGGGTAAGGATTATATTATTAATCACAGAACTAATATAGCTATAAAGGTTGCATCTATTGTAGGATTTTCATCTACGGTACTTATACTTACTCGTGGAGGGGACATAGGAATATTTTTTTATAAAGATTCCTATGTAGGATATCTATTAAGCTTACTTTCTATCCCTTTACCTATTGTATATATTCAAATTATATCTTTCTCAATTTTAAATGGGCTTGGCAGACAGGGAAGCTTACTCATAAATTCTACATTAACATCTATATCAGATGTAATATTCATATATATCTTTTTAGGTATTCCAACACTTGCAGTAAAAGGATATGCACTAAACTTTTTATTATCCGCATTATTCTCAATAGGCTTAAATTTCTCAGTTATAAGGAAGTCATTTAAGTTTAAGCTAGATTATATGAACTGTATTGTAATTCCATGTTTATGTGCCTTTTCACAATATGCTCTAACATCATTACTTTTCAGTAGTATAACAAATGTACCACTTATAATAGTTCTATACTATTTAACATACTTTATACTTTATCTTCCATTTTACTTTATAGCCTATAAAAATAAAAATATTCCTAATTTCACAAGAAAAGCATCATAGATAAAGGGTAAGTAGAAAAACTACTTACCCTTTACTATTTATTGTTTATTTTCTTTTAATCTTACTTTTAGCTATTGCAATAATCGAATTAACCTCTTCTATTCTCATAAAGTATATAACTACAAGATAAACAACCCCTGCAATTACTATAGCCAGTAAAAGTGAAATCGACTCACCAATTACTCCTTGCAAAGCTGTATATGAAAATCTTGATACTATCCCCATAATAACAGCTGTTACTAGTATTTTGATCATTGATGAAACTATAGACTTAAGTCTAATAGAGCCTATTCTCCTTCTAAGGCTTATAAATAATGTTATAGTACAAATTATACCTGCAATACTTGTTGCAAGGGCTAAACCATTTATACCCATAAATCTTGAAAGAGTTATACAAAGAATTATATTGATTACAACTGCAAAAGCTGCATTAATCATAGGTGTTTTTGTATCCTGAAGTGAATAAAATGCCTTAGATATAACCTCACGTAGTCCATAACCTATCATTCCAATAGAGTAGAAGAAAAGTGCTCCTGAAGTCATAGTAGCAGCATTACTATCAAATGCTCCTCTTTCAAATAGTAACTTAACTATAGGCTTTGCAAATACCATAGCCCCAACAGTTGCAGGGATAACAAGTAAACTTACACTAATTATAGCCTCATTTAAGCTCTTTTTAAGGCCTTCTATATTATTCTCCGCTCCCATTCTTGATATCATAGGATACATAGCGGTTACTATACTCATTACAAATATACCTTGAACAAATCCATTAAGTTTAACTGCATAATCAAGTGCTGCAATTGCCCCATTTGAAATTAGTGAAGCAATAGTTCTATCAACCAATACATTAATTTGGTTAACGGATATTCCAATTATAACAGGAATGGCAAGTAGCACCATTCTCTTCAAGTTCTTATCTTTTCTATCTAATATTAACTTATGCTTATAACTAGTTTTCTTAATAACAGGTAGCAAAAATACCAATTGAATTGCTATAGACAAAAGTGTTCCTATTGCTAAAACTTCAATACTTGTCTTGGAACTTATGGCAATAGTTGCAATAACAACTATATTCATTGGAATTGCTACAAGTGCAGGCATTAAAAACTTATTCTTTAAATTAAGATATCCTGTGAATATGTACACAAGTGCTGTAAAATAAACCCCTGCAATAGTAAACCTCGTTATAAGTACACATATTCTTAGCGTTTCTCCCTTAAATCCAGCGGCAAACAGCTTAACAATCGGAGTAGTAAACACAAGCCCAATTACTACAATTATTGTACAAATAACTAAAACAAAGTTAATCATATTACTTGTAAATCTATTAGCTGATTCTACATTATCATCTTTTTCTATCCTACTATACATAGGAATATATCCAGTTGCTATTCCTGCTCCAATCATCGCAAATATAGTTCCTGGAATAGTTATTGCTATTTTGTATGCATCCGCCGTAGCTGACACACCATAAAAGTACGCAAGAACTATTTCCCGTGCAAATCCGAGCACCTTAGAAATAACCGTTGCTACCATTAAAAGGATTGCTGTTTCTTTCATAATTAACTTCCTCTTCACTTTAAATTTTGTTTTTATATTAATAATACCTAAAATTTAAAATAAAAAAAAGAGGAGTGGCAATTCTCCTCTAAATAAGTAGTAAGATTAACAGGTAGCTTAGTGAAACTTCACTATGTCTTCTGGCGAGCTCCCCTGTATCTTTCCTATTTTTTATTATAATATCAAGGCCCTGCTTTCTCAACTTTTTTAAGTCTACATTTTCCAATGTAATTTTATATTTTTAGATATGTTTCACCAGTGTTTCTAAATCACCAGGCAAATTTGCTACTAATTCTAAGGGATTATTGTCTCTTATTGTATTAAATTTTAATTTATATGCATGAAGAGCTTGTCTTCCTATAACATCACTTTCACTTCCATACAAAGTATCACCTATTATAGTATGACCCATATGTTTCATATGAACCCTTATTTGATGTGTTCTTCCAGTCTCAAGTATTACTCTAACTGCTGACATATCTTTATTTGAAGCTAAAACTTTATAATGAGTAATAGCCCTTTGACCATCTTCCATAACACATCTCATTAGGGAGTCCTCAGATGGCCTTCCTATAGGAGCATCTATAGTTCCTTCACCTTCAAACTCACCTTCTACAATTGCTATATAAGTTTTTTCTATACTATCACTAATCATTTTCTTAGCCATAGCCATATGAGCATACTGACTTTTCGCAATCACCACAAGACCAGATGTATCACGATCAAGTCTATTTACAAGCCTAATTATTGTGTCATCTCCTCTATTTCTAAAGTAATATGTTACTGCATTAGCTAGTGTTCCACTTTGATGGCTTCTTGTAGGGTGAACAACCATAAATGGAGGCTTATTAACAACTAATATATCCTCATCTTCATATACAACATCTATAGAAATGTTTTCAGGAGCTATATCCTGAGTTTCTCCTGATCCCATTTTCACTATAAGTTCATCACCCTCTTGTAGAATATACCTAGCTCTTTTAGCCTCTCTATTTACTATAACTCTTTGCTCCCTTAAAGACTTTCTTATAAGCCTTGATGAAAGACCAGCTTCGTCCTTTAAATAATCCGATAGCTTAATTCCCTCATGCTTTTTCTCTATATTAAACTTTAAACTACTCATGTTTACCTCTAGAACTTAAATACATCATTTTTTATTTTCTTAAAATAGTGTGGAAGTTGCATTGATATTGTTTTTCCTTCTAAGTGCTTTATACCCTCAGAACAATTTTTAAATATTATCTTATATGCAACTAGCATTTGATCCTCAATACCAAATCTATTTTTGAAGAAACTATTTATCTTTTTATCACCATACTTATGATCACCAACTAACGGTGCATCTAAGTGTGCTAAGTGTGCTCTTATTTGATGTGACTTACCTGTTATAAGGTCTACCTCAACCTGTGAAAATTGACCTACAGTATCTATTATCTTAACATCAGTTATAATTTCCTTTGAGTTCTTAACTTCATCATCAAAAACCCTTACCTTATTAGCCCTTCTATCTTTTTGTATATGCGCTATATGTCTGCCTTCCTTAGGTTTTCCAACAGTAAGTGCCATATAGTACTTCTTTAGATTTCCTTCTCTAATAGCCTCATTAATACTTTTTAATGCCTCATAATTCTTAGCAAAAATAACAAGGCCCTCAGTATTCTTATCTAGCCTATTGCAAGGTGATGGCGAGAATGTCTTCTCCTTTTCAGGGTCATAAACACCATTATCATAAAGGTATGCAATAACTTGACAAGTAAGAGTTGCCTCATCACCTTCATCTGGATGTGTAAGAACTCCTTTACCCTTCTTTACAACAAGGATACTTGAATCTTCATAGGCAATATCAAAATCATATTCTATATCCATAATCTTCTTTATGATTTTCTTATCTTCTTTCTTCTTGGTTTCTTCACCAACATGGAAATAAAACTGAAGAACATCTCCTTCATTAAGTATATATTTCTCACTTGACTTTAAGTTATTAACCTTTATTTCTTTCTTTCTAATTGCCTTATATATATTTCCTAGGGACATATCCTTTAGATATTTTCTTAAGAACTTATCTAGTCTCTGTCCTGCTTCATTTTGAGTTATAACGATTTCTTTCATATTATCATATTTAGTAAGAAGTCTTACTAAATCTCCTTTCTTTTCCCGCGTAAACTTTATTATATTTTCTTCCTTAAACTTGTTTTATATTTCATTATACTATAAAGTTTTGGAAACATAAAATGAGAGTTTTGATGAAAGCTAGCGTTCTTACAGTAGTTGCATAGCATAAACTTACTTTTAAAGCATAATAATCCATTTAAAGTTATGATTTTTTAATACATCTTTTATAAATATTATTATACTCAGTCCAATTAGATGATGAGTTATCTCTTTGTACACTTAAATAAAAAGCATTTATCTCTGCACTTGCTTTATCAGCATTATGAACTGCTATAGCCTCAAGTGTCATTGGAACCACTGGAGACCCCATATCCTTATTTCCATGGTGAGATAGTATTGCATGAATTATATCAAGTTCTATTTCTCTTGGGAAATCTTTAATTTCATTTATGCACTTTTGAATTAAGTTTGATCCTATTGTAATATGACCTAGCATCCTTCCCACTTCAGTATATTTATTTTCTGGAAAATCAGAAAGCTCATATACCTTTCCAACATCATGTAATAGTGCTGCTGTTACTGCTATATCATACTTTATAGAATAACCCATTTTACAAAAGCTAATTGTATTCTTAGCAACTTCCAGTGAATGTTCAGCAAGTCCTCTTACATAGGCATGATGAATCTCTACCCCTGCAGACTTTTTATAAAATGATTCTTTTACTTCAGGCACATCAAATACTTTATTGATAAGTTCTAAAATATATTTATCTTCTATTGTTGATATTATATCTTCTATTTCTTTTCTCAGTATTGATTCACTTTTAGAGCAAAAAGGCAATAATTCATTTCTTAAAGAAGCATCAACTTCCTCTAAAACACTAATTTCATTTATATGGATTTGTATTAATCCTTTAAAATCCTTTGCCATTCCTGTTATTTTTACAATGTCACCTGGTATAATACATTCATACTTTTCATCTCCACTCCAAATCTTTGCATCATAGGTTTTTATCCCTCTGCTTATTTGTAGTGTATAGTATTCCTTTGAATTTTGTCCTATCTTTTTTGATATTTGTCTTACAATAAAGACTAAATTATCTATCTTAGTATTAAGATTTAAGTCTAACATATTATCACCCCAAAACAATTAGTCAATTCTACTACATAATTTTTCCGTTATATTTATAATTTATTCCACCAAATACAATGATACTATATAAATTAATTTTTTAGAAATATAATTATACAAAATAATGCCTTTTATAATAATTAAAACCTATACTAGGTACTATTTTAGTATAGGTTTTATAATATTAAATATTCTATTTACTTTTTATCTTTATATACTTCGTATACTTTTCCTATTAGTGAACATGGTGCTATAATATCTATTTCTTCCTTTTCTGACTTTTTCTCAGTTCTGTGGTAAGAAGCATAGTACATTGGTATCATTTAATATTTCCTCCCTTAAATTTATAATTAATAATATCATAATATTTAAAAGCTCTATAATTGTGCTAAAGTAAATTTCTGTCTTTTGAGCATCCTAATTATAATATAATCTTTTAGTGTTTAAAAACTTTATTTAAATTAATTATCACTTTAGATGTCCTTGTATATCCTTTTATCTCTTAGTATATGGTATTTTCACAATTAAATTCGTTTTAATAGATTGTTTACATATGAATTCGAATATACCTTTGGTAAATATATACAAATAATTGTAATTCATGCTACAAAGGTAATATCATTGTATTTCTACAAATATTTTCTCAAGTATTGAGATATTTGTAAAACTAAAAAAGCCCTCTTAACAAGATTCCTTGCTTAAGAGAACTTTTTAATATAATACCATATATTTTTACTTAAACTTCAATATGGTTTGAATTTTCTAAATATTATTTGACTTTTTTTTACTTAAATGGTATATTATGAGTGATAATTTTTTTTGAGAGTAACTCCATATTCTCTCATTCCCCATGCCTAGTAATAATTCTAGGCTTTTTTTATGCAATTATATCAGTAATTGATATATTTAAATATTTTAACAGATCTACTTCCACAGGAGATATTTTTTCTCCTGATCCATTTGTCACCAATCTAACTATAGGTCTATCAGGAAACCCCTTATTGTGACCAATAACAAATCCTTT
The window above is part of the Clostridium cylindrosporum DSM 605 genome. Proteins encoded here:
- the murJ gene encoding murein biosynthesis integral membrane protein MurJ; the encoded protein is MKETAILLMVATVISKVLGFAREIVLAYFYGVSATADAYKIAITIPGTIFAMIGAGIATGYIPMYSRIEKDDNVESANRFTSNMINFVLVICTIIVVIGLVFTTPIVKLFAAGFKGETLRICVLITRFTIAGVYFTALVYIFTGYLNLKNKFLMPALVAIPMNIVVIATIAISSKTSIEVLAIGTLLSIAIQLVFLLPVIKKTSYKHKLILDRKDKNLKRMVLLAIPVIIGISVNQINVLVDRTIASLISNGAIAALDYAVKLNGFVQGIFVMSIVTAMYPMISRMGAENNIEGLKKSLNEAIISVSLLVIPATVGAMVFAKPIVKLLFERGAFDSNAATMTSGALFFYSIGMIGYGLREVISKAFYSLQDTKTPMINAAFAVVINIILCITLSRFMGINGLALATSIAGIICTITLFISLRRRIGSIRLKSIVSSMIKILVTAVIMGIVSRFSYTALQGVIGESISLLLAIVIAGVVYLVVIYFMRIEEVNSIIAIAKSKIKRK
- a CDS encoding RluA family pseudouridine synthase; its protein translation is MSSLKFNIEKKHEGIKLSDYLKDEAGLSSRLIRKSLREQRVIVNREAKRARYILQEGDELIVKMGSGETQDIAPENISIDVVYEDEDILVVNKPPFMVVHPTRSHQSGTLANAVTYYFRNRGDDTIIRLVNRLDRDTSGLVVIAKSQYAHMAMAKKMISDSIEKTYIAIVEGEFEGEGTIDAPIGRPSEDSLMRCVMEDGQRAITHYKVLASNKDMSAVRVILETGRTHQIRVHMKHMGHTIIGDTLYGSESDVIGRQALHAYKLKFNTIRDNNPLELVANLPGDLETLVKHI
- a CDS encoding 3'-5' exoribonuclease YhaM family protein, coding for MLDLNLNTKIDNLVFIVRQISKKIGQNSKEYYTLQISRGIKTYDAKIWSGDEKYECIIPGDIVKITGMAKDFKGLIQIHINEISVLEEVDASLRNELLPFCSKSESILRKEIEDIISTIEDKYILELINKVFDVPEVKESFYKKSAGVEIHHAYVRGLAEHSLEVAKNTISFCKMGYSIKYDIAVTAALLHDVGKVYELSDFPENKYTEVGRMLGHITIGSNLIQKCINEIKDFPREIELDIIHAILSHHGNKDMGSPVVPMTLEAIAVHNADKASAEINAFYLSVQRDNSSSNWTEYNNIYKRCIKKS
- a CDS encoding RluA family pseudouridine synthase, which encodes MKEIVITQNEAGQRLDKFLRKYLKDMSLGNIYKAIRKKEIKVNNLKSSEKYILNEGDVLQFYFHVGEETKKKEDKKIIKKIMDIEYDFDIAYEDSSILVVKKGKGVLTHPDEGDEATLTCQVIAYLYDNGVYDPEKEKTFSPSPCNRLDKNTEGLVIFAKNYEALKSINEAIREGNLKKYYMALTVGKPKEGRHIAHIQKDRRANKVRVFDDEVKNSKEIITDVKIIDTVGQFSQVEVDLITGKSHQIRAHLAHLDAPLVGDHKYGDKKINSFFKNRFGIEDQMLVAYKIIFKNCSEGIKHLEGKTISMQLPHYFKKIKNDVFKF